AAACGTCATTTCCTTATTCTGCGGGAATTCATCAGTCACCTACGGACGGAAAGCAACATCCGGAATGGCATTTTCATATGCATTTTTATCCACCGCTGCTCAGGAGTGCGGAAGTAAAGAAATTTATGGTAGGGTATGAAATGCTTGCAGAGCCTCAGCGAGACATTACCCCGGAACAAAGCGCGGCAATATTAAGAAACCTGCCCCGGATTCATTACAAGAAAAAATAATAAAATCAATACCTTTGGAAAGAATATGCAGATGGTAATTCTGATACATACAGAATATAACATCTCTTTTTCTCAATAAAATTATGGAACAAATTAAATTAATTGTGACGGATATGGATGGGACGTTTCTGAATTCCAACCATGAAATGAGCCCTGAATTTTCGGATATTTATAAAGAACTGAAAAAAAGAAATATTGTATTTGTTCCCGCGAGTGGCAGGCAGATGCCGGGAATTACCCATTATTTCGGGGATATAGAGAGTGAGATCGGCTTTATCGCTGAAAATGGAGGTTATGTGATCTATAAAGATCAGGAGCTTTTTGCTGATATATTGGAATATAAATATATTGTTGAGATCATCAAAGCGGTTCGGGAAATACCGGGAGCGAAAGCGGTACTCTCAGCTAAAAAAATGGCATATTATGAAACCGAAGATCAGCAGTTTGTAGATTTTTTCTCAAAGTATTATACCGAAAATATGAAAAAGGATGATCTTACTGAAAGAATTGATGATACAGCCTTTAAAATAGCAGTCTATCATCCTGAAGGCTCTGAAGAATATCTGTATCCGGTTTTGAAAAGATTTGAAGAATTTGGTCTGGAAGTGGTTGTTTCGGGAGAATACTGGCTGGACATTATGAATAAGGATATCAATAAAGGAAACGCTTTGAAAATCCTTCAGAAATCTTTGGGAATCTCTCCTGAAAATACGATGGCATTCGGAGATTATATGAACGATATAGAAATGCTGAAGAATGCCAAATATTCTTACGCGATGAAAAATGCACACCCGAACGTAAAGCAAGTGGCCAATTTTGAAGCGTGTACCAATGACAGCTTTGGAGTTTTAAAAACAATCAAGGGCTATCTGGACTGATTGTAGGCATTGGTAGTAAGAAATGCAATAGAATATCGGGCTATAAAATAAACCCATGGAGTATAAAAAAGCACATCCGCATAAAGCGTTAGAACCCTTCATTCATTTCTATTGGGAATTGAAAGGAAATGAACAGGAAGAGCAGTGGGAAAGAGTTTTTCCGGATGGCTGTGCCGGTATACTAATGAATGTAGGAGATCCTTGTTTGACGGATAACGGTTCGGTCGTAATGGAGTTCGGAAAAACTTATGTAGTGGGAGCGATGACTTCATTCAAAGATAGTTTTATTGATACCGATACTCATTTAATCGGTGCATGCCTGAAGCCGGCAGCTTTTGCCAATTTCTATAATTATACTTCACAGAATGAGCTGGTAGACGACACGATTGAATTTGAAAAATCAAATTCCTTTAACGTTGACAAAGCATTAGAGAATACTTTCCATTATTTTGATCAATTCTTTTCCGCTAGATTACAGAATAAGAACAACAAGTTACAACCTGTACTTAACGAGATACATTCTGCAAAAGGAAAAATCAGCATATCTGAGCTTGCAAAAAGGAATTTCACGTCCGTAAGACAATTGGAAAGGGATTTTAAAAGACTTATCGGAATATCACCAAAAGAATATACCAATATAATCCGATTTCAGAATGCTTTGCACCTGATCAGAAATCCGGATCAAAACAGGAGTCTCTTAGATATTGCATTTGAATGTGGATACTATGACCATTCACACCTTAGCCATGAAATCAAAAGAAATACAGGACTTTTGCCATCGTTACTTTGATTTGTCGCATTTTTACAAAGTATACCAGGCTGGGTAAAAGTAAATTTGCAGAGACATTAAAATTCAAACAATGCGAAAAATATCACTTTTTATTGCGATGAGCTTAGATGGTTATATCGCGCAACCCAATGACGATTTAAGCTTTTTAAAACTTGTAGAGAAAGAAGGCGAAGATTATGGCTATACGGAATTTACTTCTCAAATTGATACCATAATTATTGGTAGAAGAACCTATGATTATGTAGTAAATGAAATCGGAGCATCTCATTATGATAATGGGGAACGGGATGTTTATGTAATTACCAGAACAGAAAGGCCGCAAGTAGGCAGAACGATTTTTTATACGGGTAATTTAACCGAATTGGTTGAGCGTTTAAAATCAGAAAACGGTAAAAATATTTATTGCGACGGCGGGGCGGAAATAATTAATGAATTATTGAAGCAAGACCTGATAGACGAGTTTGTAATTTCGGTTGTCCCGGTTTTGTTAGGTGATGGGACAAGACTTTTTAATGACAGAAGACCAGAACAGGTACTTGAATTTATTACCGTAAAAACATTTGAAACCGGTTTGGTACAACTTCACTACAAACATAAAAAGTAATCAAAAAGCCGCTTAAAAGAGCGGTTTTCCTGTATTTGGAATCAATAGTTTTGGAATGATAGTATTGCCTGTCTTTAAAAATCTAAAAAAATAGTAATATAGTGTATTTAAATAGTATATTTGATTTTGATCGCAATTACTGAATTTTCGGTTTTCAAATATTTATATTTTTCATAGTACATACTAATATATTTTCCCCGGATACAAAAAATGACCGGATGATTGCCAAAAACTTTGGCTTAATCGAAACAAAATTTATAATTCTACCGACATGTATATAAGCATCAAGAATGTCAAATTTTTATTTATTGTAATTATACCGTTTTTTCTTTCCTGCTCAAGCAAGTATGGTACCGGGCGGCTTAATGAAACAACTGGAAATAATCCGGCAGACTCCCTCTACATGAAAATCCAGAAATTAGGCTTGGAGTCTATGAAAAAAAATAATGTTCCCGGAACGGCAGTGGCCGTTATTGAAAATGGAAAAGTAAAATGGATACAATATCTTGGATTTGCTGATGTAAAAAGACAGAAACCTGTCAGCAGGGAAACCGTATTTAATATTGGTTCTGTTTCAAAAGTATTTTCTGCGTGGGGATTTATGCAACTCAGTGAAAAGAAATATCTAAAATTAGATGAACCTGTAAATCAGTATTTAACGCGATGGAAATTGCCTGAATCCCAATACAATGTTTCAAAAGTGACATTAAGGCGTATCCTTAGTCATACAGCCGGTCTTTCGGTACATGGATATGGAGGTGCGGAACAGGGAACACCTTTAATGAGTTTGGAAGAGTCGCTTTCAGGAAAGACAAAAAGAAATGGTGAAAGTGTCCGGTTGATAAGTGAACCCGGAACGAAATGGGAGTATTCGGGAGGAGGTTATACATTAGCACAACTGCTTCTTGAAGAAAAGACAAAAGAGAAGTTTGCATATTACATGAAGGAGAATGTTTTTAAGCCCCTTGGATTAAAAAATACAGATTATGAATGGCCGGATACATTACAAACCTCTGCCACAGCTTACGATACATCAGGAAATCCGATACATAACCGTATTTTCACAGAGCAGGCCGCTGCAGGACTGCAAACAACAATTGTTGACCTGGCCCGATTCGCCGTAATATCCCTTACAGCTAATCGAAATGATCTGAATAATGTTTTAAAACCAGAAACGCTGGAATTAATGAAGCAACCTGTTTTACCATATTCTGACCAGGGAGAGAGTGGCCTGGGCTATCGTTTTATGAATTACGAGGGATTAAGGACTATAGGACATACCGGAGAAAATGAAGGTTGGAGCGCTGCAATGTTTTTACATGTACCAACCAAGAGTGGTATAGTGATACTCTGTAATAGTACCAACGGTGATCGGGTGTGGTATACTCTTTATCAGGAATGGGCAAAAAGAATACTTGCAGCACAGGTGAAAGTTCAATAATAACATGCAATAATGTTTCATTATTATCTATAACAAATACTGTTATTGGAGTGTTCATCATCTTAGTTAGTCATATAATTTTGTTCATAAACAGAGATTCGGTTACATTTTGTATGGATTCGGTTACAGTGAGCAGATTTTTTTTGTATATTTTAGTCTCTCAAACAGGATATTATATTCTGTTGGGCATTAAAAAAACACATATATATCAATAATCTGCTGAATATAAATTATAGAGAATGGATTTGGAAGGCAGATTTAAAAGTAAAAAAATACTGATGAAAAAACTCTTACTGATCGTAACAAATGTAAATCAATATGCAAGCGGATTGGCAACAGGGTTATGGCTAAGTGAACTTACTCATATTTATCACGCTGCAAAAGAAAAAGGCTGGGCCGTCACTATTGCCAGTCCTAAAGGAGGAGATGTACCTATTGATCCAGAAAGCTTAAAACCTTTGGTTTTGGATACAATCACCAGGAATTACCACGAGGATCCTTTGTTTATGAAAGAATTAAACAGCTCTAAAAGTCTTAATGAAGTAAAAAACGAAAATTTTGATTGTATTTATCTGGCGGGCGGTCATGCTACGATGTACGACTTTCCAGATGATGTAACCTTACAGGTTATCATTAAAAACCAGTATGAAAAAAGTAAAATGGTAGCTGCTATTTGCCACGGAGTAGGAGGGCTGCTTAACGTAAAACTGTCCAATGGTGACTATCTGATCAAAGGCAAGTCAATCACTGGATTTGATTGGTTTGAAGAAACGATAGCGAGAAGAAAAAGAGAAGTTCCTTTTAATTTGGAAGCAGCGATTAAAGAACGGGGAGCTAATCTAAAAAAAGCTTTTATACCCATGACTTCTAATGTTGTCGTATATAATAATCTCGTGACCGGGCAAAATCCATTCAGCTCTAAGGAAATGGCAAAAGTTGTTGTAAAAGAGCTTGTGAAAACACAAAAATAAATACGCGGATAGGTCTTTATTATTTACATATTAATCACTAAAATTTTTATTATGGCACAATTTCTTCCTGCGGAAAAAGATCCGCAAATCTTAAGAGAAATCAGAGAATTTCTAGACGCGCTTAACAATAGCGGGGGTAAACCTTTGGAAACGATGACACCTCAGGATGCGAGACAAGT
The sequence above is drawn from the Chryseobacterium daecheongense genome and encodes:
- a CDS encoding HAD family hydrolase; the protein is MEQIKLIVTDMDGTFLNSNHEMSPEFSDIYKELKKRNIVFVPASGRQMPGITHYFGDIESEIGFIAENGGYVIYKDQELFADILEYKYIVEIIKAVREIPGAKAVLSAKKMAYYETEDQQFVDFFSKYYTENMKKDDLTERIDDTAFKIAVYHPEGSEEYLYPVLKRFEEFGLEVVVSGEYWLDIMNKDINKGNALKILQKSLGISPENTMAFGDYMNDIEMLKNAKYSYAMKNAHPNVKQVANFEACTNDSFGVLKTIKGYLD
- a CDS encoding helix-turn-helix transcriptional regulator; this encodes MEYKKAHPHKALEPFIHFYWELKGNEQEEQWERVFPDGCAGILMNVGDPCLTDNGSVVMEFGKTYVVGAMTSFKDSFIDTDTHLIGACLKPAAFANFYNYTSQNELVDDTIEFEKSNSFNVDKALENTFHYFDQFFSARLQNKNNKLQPVLNEIHSAKGKISISELAKRNFTSVRQLERDFKRLIGISPKEYTNIIRFQNALHLIRNPDQNRSLLDIAFECGYYDHSHLSHEIKRNTGLLPSLL
- a CDS encoding dihydrofolate reductase family protein: MRKISLFIAMSLDGYIAQPNDDLSFLKLVEKEGEDYGYTEFTSQIDTIIIGRRTYDYVVNEIGASHYDNGERDVYVITRTERPQVGRTIFYTGNLTELVERLKSENGKNIYCDGGAEIINELLKQDLIDEFVISVVPVLLGDGTRLFNDRRPEQVLEFITVKTFETGLVQLHYKHKK
- a CDS encoding serine hydrolase encodes the protein MKIQKLGLESMKKNNVPGTAVAVIENGKVKWIQYLGFADVKRQKPVSRETVFNIGSVSKVFSAWGFMQLSEKKYLKLDEPVNQYLTRWKLPESQYNVSKVTLRRILSHTAGLSVHGYGGAEQGTPLMSLEESLSGKTKRNGESVRLISEPGTKWEYSGGGYTLAQLLLEEKTKEKFAYYMKENVFKPLGLKNTDYEWPDTLQTSATAYDTSGNPIHNRIFTEQAAAGLQTTIVDLARFAVISLTANRNDLNNVLKPETLELMKQPVLPYSDQGESGLGYRFMNYEGLRTIGHTGENEGWSAAMFLHVPTKSGIVILCNSTNGDRVWYTLYQEWAKRILAAQVKVQ
- a CDS encoding type 1 glutamine amidotransferase domain-containing protein translates to MKKLLLIVTNVNQYASGLATGLWLSELTHIYHAAKEKGWAVTIASPKGGDVPIDPESLKPLVLDTITRNYHEDPLFMKELNSSKSLNEVKNENFDCIYLAGGHATMYDFPDDVTLQVIIKNQYEKSKMVAAICHGVGGLLNVKLSNGDYLIKGKSITGFDWFEETIARRKREVPFNLEAAIKERGANLKKAFIPMTSNVVVYNNLVTGQNPFSSKEMAKVVVKELVKTQK